In the genome of Crassostrea angulata isolate pt1a10 chromosome 6, ASM2561291v2, whole genome shotgun sequence, the window ttttatacataaaaaataaaaatattttttttttatctcagatcgtgtccaagtccctttaatataATTCcgaaataaattttgttttttcttacgAGACTATTATCTATTCAAGTTAAATTGGAGACTGTTCAGGcctcaggatcatgaagcaatttCAGACTTAAGTCAGATTTTCAACCTGTCATAAAATAATGGTTTATCATAAAATGACAAAAGAAATTTGTAACTGACACTTTTAgtagcatttcaattttgtcagtGTTTTCATTCAAAAGACATCAAGACAGTTTACAACTTTTGACGTAAGTCTAAGTTTGATACAAGATCCTGGGGCCAGATCCTGGGCTTAACCTTTGACGGAAAATTGGTCAGCAGGTGTTAATTATAGTGGCTGTTAAAACAATAAGTCGCTGCCTTGAGTGTTCAACTGTTCATAAATCAATATTGAATTATACTAATATCACTGTCAAGTACCGTTACAACCAACATTACTGTACCTATAATTCAATGTgcttattttacttttttcgtTTAACACGACATCAATTTATAATCGGTCGGAATGATTGCGATTAACCGATTAGTGTAGCCATTCTGCAATCGATCGCCATTCTTGCTGAGAACCATCAGTAATACAACTCTGCAAAAACCATGTTTGGATAAAATgaccgacagacagacggaaAGACTGCGACGATGTCTATAAACCCGGCTTCACGATTGGAGATCCACAAGTATTCTGAGGATATTTCAAATCGAGCATAAATAGCTACTTAAATTAAATAAGGAAAATTAATTCTACATGAAAAAagtcttaatatatatatatatatatatatatatatatatatatatatatgtcacgTTTTGTCGAATGCCGAAACATCCTGCTTCCGAAACGCTTATATCCTTCCAATGAATTTTAGCAGAAATAAAAGCCATACAACGTTAACGATACATTGAGGTAGGtggtaaaacaaatttaaatgtgGCTGTCCCCGTAAATTTAAGGGTTGTCTGTGTTTCTGATAATCGCTTGGCTACAAGAGGTTTTATAAATTCTTTGGTTCGAAGGATTATCAACCCAATTTTTTAAAGCTtcatatatttgttttcctCCTTTGGCAATATAAGGTTGTCTTCCGGGTTGCGAAAATGTATTTTAGTTAAAGTTTCATCCAGTTTGAAatgatgtttttatatttaaataagatgttcccaaatgtaaaataaataatacatttaatttgttggttttttaaaaaaaaaaccaaatcctACAATCTTAAACTTAAAAATAGTGGTTGCAATATAGTTTAATTCGGCAGGAATTTGGACGCACAAGAGTTAAAATATAATCgataatatgtacattttttaaggttttttcACCTTTATTTGGTTTCAATTGGATTTGGAAATAGAATTTTCTTTCTTCTAGACATTTCTTGAAGTAGTTTTATCACAATACGATCTAAAAACCTACTCATTTTCTGaacagtttttaaatgattttgttgttttgggGCCCCATCTCCATGAATTCATAAGTTAAAATAGTGTAAGTGGCACCGTggaataaaatgcttttttttctgAAGATAggagataaaaaatgaaatatatttttacaatattttaaagacaaaataGAGAATATAGCTATAACACTTAATTGAATGTGTTTTGAATGGCTTAATGGAAACATGTCTCAACAAGTAAAATATGGTTGATGTGATTTGTATTCAGACGAAGTCGTTACTTTTtctgataatttttcttttgtatctTTACTATTGATTTTTGCTGATGAAACATTTATTGCTTTTTCAGTTACagcattcaaaatttataaCGGAATTTTTTATACGTTACACACATATTTCGGCTTTTTCTGAGCGTAGCGCTCAATGTTGTGTTGGATACTAACTCTGCAGTAAAACCACTCTGAAAATGCATATTTAAGATAATATcgttatgaaatattttgtaaaactaTTAAACTAAGATATTTGAACTTGTTTTCTTATACATGTTtctaatattttctattttaattattctgttatacaaattttatactgcttaaaaataaatgcttaaatataaagtttaaccttttgaatatgtacatatttttaagatagAAAACATTAACTACCggttcaaaaatgtaaaatcacCTGCAAGTATTAAAgtgatcaaattttgtttgactCTGCAGCACCATTTTGATCGAAGTACTAGGCATTTGAAACTCATTTGTTTCGAGTCCATGgttcatgtaaatatttcctATCTTGCGCGCCCACTTTCTTAAAACAGCATGATGTATTTAAGCACATGGTATGAATTTTTATTACGTTAATAGTGTGGCAAGAGCGATATATATACCTTTTCtgtaaatatagaaatatacatGACGtagattatatttttataagaaaagaGTACATGAAGATGTATAACAATCCAGAAGACAGAATGCTTATTGCTTCTTCTAATTTTTCTGCATTGTTATATGTGTTtgtctttttttacattaaggAAATGGACCCAATGAAAGGAGCGCAGGATATCATCAGATGTGACGTCTGCTCAAACAATGAGCGGGAAAAATCTCCAGCGGAAGTCCACTGCAGTACGTGTCACACTAACGTCTGCAGCCCTTGTGTTGCAAGGCATATGGCATTGGATAAATCTAAGAAACACGATATAGTTCTCTTTCATGCTGCCAGCACAGAAATTATTTTGCCATCATGTTCTTCTCATACCAAACTAAAATGCGACTTGTTCTGCAAGAAATGTTCGATTCCGATTTGTCTGAAATGCCTCTCGTCCAATCACAATAGCCACAATGTGGAAGAATTGACTGAGTTGTGTCAAAATATCTACAAGGACATTCAAAACGAAACGGAGGAACTGCAACAGTGCATCATACCAGAGCTTGAAAAAATTTTAGGCGAGGAGGATGAAAAACTCAGAAAATTAAATGAAGCATACGACAAATTGGATTCATCTTTTGAGGAGCACGGTAAAAACCTCCATAGAAGAGTCGATGCAGTTATATCCAAGTACAAAACCAAAGTCCAACAGAGAAAACAAACGGATGCAAAGATTCTACAACAGCAAATGGAAGAAGTAAACGAAATATTGTCAGACGCAAAACAAGCTGCTGTCAAAAACGAAGCCCTTTTAAAGTCAAAGAATGCCTCAAGTTTGATTGTACGCAATTCAAAAAATGCAAATCTAACTAAAGTTCCTAACCTACGAAACATTATACCTCCTAATTTCACACTAAAGCCTATTCCCGCAGATTTTCTGGACAGTGTAATAGGAGAAATACCAGATTCTCAGGTTCGGTTCACAGAAGAGTCCATTATTCAAACCAATGATAAACAAGATGCCGCTGTTGGTGCATCCTCAGACAGAGAGTtgctaaaatattctttctctACTCCATATAAGCGGCTTCACAGATTAGCCTGTACACGTTCTGAGCAGATATGGACAAGTAGCAACGAAAATACGTTAAGATGTCTTGATATGTACACCGGTTCTATTGTAGCTACAGCAGTCCTTGATCTGAATCCCATTGCTATATGTATCAATACAGCTAATGAGCTGTTAATATGTGACCGTACTACAGTTTACAAACGAGAGTTGACTGGGGTAATAGTGCCATGTTGCAGTGTTCCTTCCGGATGGAATGCCGAGGCTCTGGCAAAATCTTCTGCACTTGCAGAGTCATGCGGATTTTTCCTGTTCCTTAGGCATGACGACAACAGACAAAGTAAAGTTCTCCGAATAGTCGATGGCCATCTTACAGGCCTAGTCCGAGGAGAATATCAGTATGACAACCATGGCAAAGAACTGTTCAACTCAAACTGCTACGATTTCTTTCTTGCTGAAAACCGAAATGGCGATATCTGTGTATCGGATACATCATCTTTGGTCGTGTTGGATAGAAGGGGCAAATTCAGATTTAGATACCACGGTAAGGTGTTTGATACTTTCTACAAGCCCTTCCAACCGAGAGGCGTTTCTACCGACTCTCTGGGAAGTATTTTTCTGGCGGATCTGGACAACAGATGTATACATGTGCTAGATAAGGATGGACGATTCGTTCGCTATATTACATGCGGAGGGTCGTTAGATAAACTGTGCGATGTGAGCTGCGACGAAAAAGGACGACTATGGGTGGCGGAGAGACACACTGCTAAAGTCAAATGCATCGAATATCAAGTACCTAATGGCACTATGAAAGAAATTTTCGACCAAATTAGTAGATTGATTTAATAGATTAAAATTATtctaaaaacatgtatatgtggaataaaataacatataatcggcacattgcaaattattttaataaaattataaaataaatttaaagtctttttaaaaagtcttaAAGACGTgccacatatatatatatatatatatatatatatatatatatatatatatatatatatatatatatatatatatatatatatatatattgaaattgtCAAGTTTTCAGGACAATCAGTCCCTTCGTCAGAACACTTAAAGAAACatgtaatagctttccaaaaagcttggctgacttaacaaaattattcaatggatgtatgcatgtatcaattaggctacttatcagaaatgaattttaattttcgctgctgatcataaatttataaacggaacgtgcaaatttaagacgaaatgtcagtcttttcttcgatctagaacatgtacatatatatcacttaaaatttatttattttattaattcaattttttaggaatgtacacatatcatatcagtgcatgtaagcttgaaagctggTGCGTaaatggtggtttttttttaaaattgtatttgttatattaaaatgcgaaatcaactgaaaggcattttcaaaaatgtgcaaccatatagaatatacaaaaacgtattgtttttgaatgtgtgtgggcagcttcatcaaaatcatcttgacaagcaattaaagagacttggacacgatttgagatcaaaaaaattgtttttattttttatgtataaaatggtttactggtgcattttaaattattggCCAAAATactgaatgttaaagtcaagttacaagcaagatacagaggaaaaaattgattgttatgtaaacaaagctcgaggcttatatttgtttacaaaaaatgtaatgtaaagaattaccatttcttagacaaaatgacatgtaaaaaaaccGATTTAAACCAATTCAATTTCTTCAGAactactattatcaacaaattaaagataaatttgattgaaacttacaccaatacaacacatatgtaaaaatgacaacattcgagctttgtttacaaaacacagAATTAAGAACTCTGTATCCTGCTTATAtcacttgatatttgactttcaaattttgatatagcattataaacttctatatttatcagtataaacattgcaaatggaaaaataaaacttgaaaataatatgtcaaatcgtgtccaagtccctttaaaacaagggtgaattctcaaattcatgaaaaaaaaccctaaccgtaacttcaattcaattagaattccttatttgcaTTTATTGCATGCTCCTACAAAAAAGAAGGGGGAGgagggggcaaatccatgatatttccatttatcctacaaagttaagaaaagtgcaGCTGCCAAAAAAGTTGGGAGGGGGAAGTAGCCTCCCTCACCCCATgcaacccccgatgctacgtgcctgtgatgtaaacaaATGGTGTGCTCTGTGGTATTCGCATGATCTCAACGGACTCGTCAACTAATCGGcgcgcaaaaactatgaatgagacattatggcgcgaaatcctgctattaccgttcacgcaacgaatgaactcatccattggcagagatccatggggagggggtcagataaattttttgacatttgttttgtaacagctacatacatgtatatttggatcggatgttttggaagaaatctgtcgaattaagaaacacacttgattagtaattgttaaatgtagtgATGTACATTAagtaagacacgcgagttatgatcccttttcaagattaatgaacTCGCCTAACTGAatgaaaatcgggtcacaccctgctttggcgatttagttcctccagtaaacattccagctgtatagatatatatacttgttttaatccaaactgatgactctcttgtaataaGGATAATCaaacaccaattattactttGAAGTAACATTAtaccgtaatagacaatatgttacaacgTGTTACGAtgacccctccccctttttcaccgttcaaatatggtgGAATGCAGGTCTATTTTTAAATGAGGAGTACACACGTGCACTGCAGGGTGAAcgtcccttttacttgaaaacttttGCTCGCTGTTGTAATTAcatgccatataacattttcatcaattgtgaatgtaaatgctgacatcttaaacatgcatcgattaatcttttttgtgaagtatcatgatattgcttgtcccattgtctgcgctgtttcggagattgcaacttttaaaccttagatatgcctggcGTCATGGCGTCAGACAATAAATGAAATAGATTACATggaatagaaataaacaaaactaaATCTAGCACTTCAACCAAAACTAAcgacaaaacttaaaaaaaattgaaattaaaaagaaacaacTACTTCATCATGTACTGTTTTTATCACAATATTTACAAAGAtgttttcaaaagatatttctcaggggagttttaaagagtcagtcgacacttaaccaacgtcagctttgacatcacaataagcactgataaggggaaattactctaattgaagttattgtaaatctgctgaaatgaccaaaatcttGCAAGACTAAGCTAAAGAACAGTTGAAAAATAaggatacaggaaacagttgtaaattgcactcatttggatgaatgctcacatttattttattcactttaaTTACGGTAAATTCCTGGAACGTACAGGTAACATCgccttttttaaaaagggagtgggtgggtggatgggtggacggcagcctcatccaaaaattctttacaagcaaaaagaaaaaaaaatcatgaaaattctaatccttcagctctttagcagttaaATGGTTTCtatattttcacttccatttattacatggggaggggggggggggcaccatgttcttttaatatgataagcaaatattttaagcgttaattaaaaaataaattatacattaactttttttaaaaagtggaggggcaaatccctGATAAGTCCATTTTCTATGAGTCAAGTTGTCGTAagtttatatgtaagtttaaaaaaaaaatgtctactgcaaaaaaagggGATGAACTGACGTTACAATCaatttaaaagaggagatacatgtacagtgcaataaatatttatatattaaaatctttattattcaacaacattgtatctgagattaaactatgttctacttataaataaataaattataacaaatcttataaactatgaataaaaaaaaattactgaaaaataggtatgttttatttttttgcattcaaattttacgttgttaattttatttttattgatttattattattcattgtttgatcacatgctgtgctcgccccaacggtcgcatcgtaaaacatattacaatttcatgtcatataatactatatttaaGAAACTAATATCACATgttacaatatcgtatgatacaatattatataatatacaatattgtatcataaaatacaatattatatattgcaatattatTTGTaacagtatcatgtgataatataattcataaacaaaacaatatcatattatacaatattgtatcatgatatacaatactatacataacaatatcatgacacaatatcatatcataaaaaaaccctgatacaatatcatatcgcatcatataactttttacaatgtagtatatggtattatattgtatcatattaaacaatagtgtatcatattaTACGATACTTTATCAAAGGGATCATGTTATATAATTTTACAACAAACACATCCATaaatcaagcaggtttgagtgaaaAAGGAGATTTTTttaagcatccttgataatggatatcaggctctgcatctgaagctacctctgtgtttcatttataatacagttaaatcaactatgcaagctattatctataaaacatgtgacctgttccaaaaaactaaacctcatccagcatttgaaacctttggctcagattcagcattcaagcctgtaaGGTGTATTGGTAACATAaaatgcatcatccatgcaagtttggtgaagttaggaccagtaataactaagatatcatcatcagaggccacctgtttcaaaaactttaagcAGCTCTTTAAacattaacctcctccagcatccgaaacctatgacTCAGATTCAGCTTTCAAACCTGTATTGTGCCTCAGTATCATAAGACCACCATCCGTGCAAGTCtgatgaagttaggaccagtagtaacaaATATGTAATCATAAGAGAgcacccgcaacaaaaactttactcatctctaaaaaccttaacctcctccagcttCCAAAACCTAtaactcagattcagcatttaagctGTCTGGTGCaccagtatcataagacacaccatccatgcaagtttggtgaagttaggaccagttataactaagatatcatcatcatcagagggcacctgcaacaaataCTTAAACCtactccagcatctgaaatttaggacccagattcagcatccaagtctttcaagtccataagtaggtccagatgcatcatccatacaagtttggtgaagacaggacaagtaataactaagatacaggacctgcaataaaaactttaaccaggtccggacgccgacgtcGGGGGTAAAGCATatgctctccttgacttcgtctcgatGACCTAAAAACGGAAAGACGTATTAAAACACCTATGCTGAAATCTTTGAGCAATTATTAATGACACGCGtgtgtaaggttttggacttccggttccggtacttccggtatTCACTAGGAAGATACACAAAATTGAATGAAACGCAATGTCTTGCTTTCTTCTTGATTTAGAGCATTCATATTTTAGAAATAGGATGTACCTTGTTTTGCTGTACAAAATTGTTAGTGTAagcatttttctttatgttatcgTTTTTGAGATAATGGGCCTCAAACTAGAGTAAAggggataaaaaacaaaaaaattctttaaaatttaataagacGCCTAGATATTGTTGAGATAGGAGTGATTAACATACATTCTCagtttcaataaaagtatttagagtacttccggttttatgagtcgatgaaaattgtctacgGAAGTTTCAATTTTATACTAAAATCACGCGtcgttcgttttctcaaaaagtttttaagttaaaatTACAATATCTTATCTGAATAATAACACACACAATGTGCAGACAGGAAAAGGTTTCGAGCAGATAattaaaacaagtattccttttaaaggtatgatcggcaataatgatatattgatagctagaagcaatcaacatgatcagttcgatgtaaaataattataaaagatgtgtattttacaaaatatagaatattttgaatctgtacaccataatttcattattataaaccgtcaacaaattcaattttgaaataaatttggggaaggCCGTTCGTAAgttccttgtctagttttatatttttaacgtaattattaaatgttaatgtatcttcttcttcttcttcttcttcttcagaatactgagtagggctcttcaaagagcttTGACTCGTATAAAAGAatgagttgtattaaaataatttaatgtgactgaaaaacattgaatgccatcataacttgctattgagctCGCATTATTaaaacgtaaccttgtttattaatcaagccgtcttcctagctactattatacaacatcaatagatcgaggtcagttcatggagcatgttcttatgattgaggtcagttcatcgaggtcaactgcattataTACttaatgaatctttcgatcgaaattcttacgcgtgagacaaaatgtgcattcttgtattaacaggtcgaactgtattttatgtatgtttgcatctcttaaggtaaatgaattgaaataaaactgagtaaaatgttatataaatactaaaccaaacttcaagtttttataagaactacttatgcaagcggaatgtgtgcgaacgtggaagcatttgccagatgcctcatatggacacaacagtgatcgaccgaagccgatcacaaaaatgaGGGATCTGCTGGGACCAACATAGAAAacaaacagccctttagctgtaactattggtggtttttttattttttgttttttggggggttttttttgttgttgtccgattttaaaaatattttcggTTTATAGCTCCGATttaagagtacaatttaaaaatcatggtcTGAGGGGCCACTTCTTGACTCCTtctaggggttttaagggtctgaaaatgagAACTTTATCACAGTTTAGAAGATTAAACTGGAAGAGTTGTCTCGCTTTGCACAGTTACCAATTTTTCTGCTAACAAAAATGATTACTTTCTCAAATATTAGTTTTTGATAATTCTGATCTGCAAATTAAACAGAACAATAAGACATAAGTtctagagttatctctcttcaGACATTTAAGGTTCATGCGAGTTCATGTCTGGCCATTCGTTAATACAAAggcgattaattttttttaatacatctacaaaattttggaaatgttttaacattttaattaaagGGTTTTAATgttgtcgaaaagcccttccttttttaTTGAAGACAAAAACAGGTctagtttctttttcttttggtCACAAAATAGGAACATAAAAAATGTACTCCACGCTTTGTTTTTGTAAAGAAGTGCCCataagtataaatatatatgtaaacatttacTAAAATGAAGATttagttaaatttttaaaaaagaaaaaaagagttaAACTGAATTTTATGCGGAAAAAAAatcccccgaaaaaaaaaaatatgtaagtCGCGACTAAGGAGATTAGGGCAACAGCAGAAAAGAATTATTACATTCATTGTATATAAAGACCCCACTTTCTcgtcaattctatgtaagaaaaGAAATTCAGTGGCCACGCTTCATCACTATTTTTTCATACTGTACAGTTTAAAAGACTTTGATAAACTTTTAAGGAAGGGTAAAGCCTTTTCATTGTTGTTATGTGGTCCCGTTTTTATGATTACAGGGAGTAAAGATGTCattatgtaatattgttgatctGTCTATATAGgtgatagaaaaatataaaacatggttGTGTGTATGTACtgccatttatttttgctaataagAAATAATAGGCAATAAGGGGAGGTCTTCAAACAGTCATACTATCAATAACCAGACATTGAATGTAAGTTATAAAAGGTGAGCAAATGACCTCCCCCATATTAAACAAAGATGTATACATTATCAACATGtaccaaatatacatgcaacaaaaatattgtttaacaaAAACAGCATTTCACACTAACAGCaacatacatgtgtaatacattGCAAAATAAATCCCCAACTACAAAGGTGAGGAAGGGGAAGGAGGGTGGGTTGACTGCGGGTATTTACAAACTTGTTGACAGCTGACAGTTAAAGTGACGTAGTCAAAACATCGCGCGACGAAATGCCGCACTCTGATTGGCTAATGTAGACAAAAAGGAAGATCAGCTAAATACtcaaaagtactcaaaaattagaattacaattatattatgACTAGACTTCTATTTTTGGTACtagcataaaaataacatatcacaatttacataaatgctattatttacaataatgctgtattatgtaatattgttgatctGTCTAGgtgatagaaaaatataaaacatggttGTGTGTATGTACTGCCATTTAGTTTTGCTAATAAGAAATAATAGGCAATAAGGGGAGGTCTTCAAACAGTCATAATATCAATAACCAGACAGACTTTGATAAACTTTTAAGGAAGGGTAAAGCCTTTTCATTGTTGTTATGTGGTCCCGTTTTTATGATTACAGGGAGTAAAGATGTCAAAATGGCATTTT includes:
- the LOC128187557 gene encoding uncharacterized protein LOC128187557, with product MDPMKGAQDIIRCDVCSNNEREKSPAEVHCSTCHTNVCSPCVARHMALDKSKKHDIVLFHAASTEIILPSCSSHTKLKCDLFCKKCSIPICLKCLSSNHNSHNVEELTELCQNIYKDIQNETEELQQCIIPELEKILGEEDEKLRKLNEAYDKLDSSFEEHGKNLHRRVDAVISKYKTKVQQRKQTDAKILQQQMEEVNEILSDAKQAAVKNEALLKSKNASSLIVRNSKNANLTKVPNLRNIIPPNFTLKPIPADFLDSVIGEIPDSQVRFTEESIIQTNDKQDAAVGASSDRELLKYSFSTPYKRLHRLACTRSEQIWTSSNENTLRCLDMYTGSIVATAVLDLNPIAICINTANELLICDRTTVYKRELTGVIVPCCSVPSGWNAEALAKSSALAESCGFFLFLRHDDNRQSKVLRIVDGHLTGLVRGEYQYDNHGKELFNSNCYDFFLAENRNGDICVSDTSSLVVLDRRGKFRFRYHGKVFDTFYKPFQPRGVSTDSLGSIFLADLDNRCIHVLDKDGRFVRYITCGGSLDKLCDVSCDEKGRLWVAERHTAKVKCIEYQVPNGTMKEIFDQISRLI